From a region of the Tamandua tetradactyla isolate mTamTet1 chromosome 10, mTamTet1.pri, whole genome shotgun sequence genome:
- the SLC19A1 gene encoding reduced folate transporter isoform X1, which translates to MSSRAGPVAKVRVAQRPCSHPASEQMDQETGNGGKGEWKTFLPALFLQGSDFKEAADLLVQRVLPAVPRATPICRGGAYLGVLGLGGSTPGQLRWEHTCPTPAQHAARDCLLLTAPRIPGLRASDLMSSSTCVPASVERPHLPALAAMVPPGPVEEKQLPLDADLGQELKSWRCLVCYLCFYGFMAQLRPGESFITPYLLGPDKNFTREQVTQEITPVLSYSYLAVLVPVFLLTDYLRYKPVLVLQALSYVAVWLLLLLGRSVYEMQLMEFFYSVTMASRVAYSSYVFLLVRPARYQRVASCSRVALLLGVFTSSVLGQLLVSVGHVSFSALTRASLGLLLFSLLLSLFLRRPKRSLFFHRSAAAPDSAHPEPPAGRTLAQRLRGACGGSTLGRMLWELGRCVRRPQLRFWSLWWTFSSAGYYLVVYYAHILWSAVPGAANSTAVYNGGADAASTLLSAFTSFAAGFIDIRWELWSPLVVASVTAVQAGLVLLMYSTGSIWVCYVAFVLFRGSYQFLVPIATSQIATSLSKELCALVFGLNTFSGTILKTAIIAIVSDKRGLGLPVHSQFLVYFGYFLVLTVVYFLGGVLVGLRHFRRGRHQPLPLPREPRRPLEEKSVQMLDLQDGQCGALLPAASPLPLDQSGWAPGSPSEQNPQPEVKA; encoded by the exons ATGTCCTCGAGAGCAGGGCCTGTGGCAAAGGTCAGGGTGGCCCAGCGACCCTGCAGCCACCCAGCCTCGGAGCAGATGGATCAGGAAACAGGGAACGGAGGAAAGGGAGAGTGGAAAACATTCCTGCCTGCCCTTTTCCTCCAGGGCAGTGATTTCAAAGAGGCAGCTGACCTCCTAGTCCAACGAGTGCTGCCTGCTGTCCCCAGGGCCACACCCATTTGCAGGGGCGGGGCCTACCTGGGAGTGCTGGGGCTGGGTGGGAGTACACCTGGCCAGCTCAGGTGGGAGCACACCTGCCCAACTCCAGCCCAGCACGCAGCTCGCGACTGCCTCCTCCTCACGGCACCCCGGATCCCTGGGCTCAGAGCCTCAGACCTCATGTCCTCCTCCACCTGTGTCCCTGCCTCG GTGGAGCGGCCACATCTGCCCGCTCTGGCGGCCATGGTGCCCCCCGGCCCCGTGGAGGAGAAGCAGCTGCCCCTGGATGCCGACCTGGGCCAGGAGCTCAAGTCGTGGCGCTGCCTGGTCTGCTACCTGTGCTTCTACGGCTTCATGGCGCAGCTGCGGCCCGGGGAGAGCTTCATCACGCCCTACCTGCTGGGGCCCGACAAGAACTTCACGCGTGAGCAG gtCACCCAGGAGATCACCCCAGTGCTGTCGTACTCGTACCTGGCTGTGCTGGTGCCCGTGTTCCTGCTGACTGACTACCTGCGCTACAAGCCTGTGCTGGTGCTGCAGGCGCTCAGCTACGTGGCCGtgtggctgctgctgctcctgggCCGCTCGGTGTATGAGATGCAGCTCATGGAGTTCTTCTACAGCGTCACCATGGCCTCCCGCGTCGCCTACTCCTCCTACGTCTTCCTGCTCGTGCGCCCCGCGCGCTATCAGCGCGTGGCCAGCTGCTCACGCGTGGCGCTGCTGCTCGGCGTCTTCACCAGCTCCGTGCTTGGTCAGCTGCTCGTGTCCGTGGGCCACGTGTCCTTCTCGGCGCTCACTCGCGCCTCCCTGGGGCTGCTGCTTTTCAGCCTGCTGCTCTCGCTCTTCCTCAGGCGCCCCAAGCGCAGCCTCTTCTTCCACCGCAGCGCGGCCGCGCCCGACAGTGCGCACCCCGAGCCGCCCGCGGGCAGGACGCTGGCGCAGAGGCTGCGTGGGGCCTGCGGGGGCTCCACGCTGGGCCGCATGCTGTGGGAGCTGGGCCGGTGCGTGCGGCGGCCGCAGTTGCGCTTCTGGTCGCTGTGGTGGACCTTCAGCTCGGCCGGCTACTACCTGGTGGTGTACTACGCACACATCCTGTGGAGCGCAGTGCCCGGCGCCGCCAACAGCACGGCAGTCTACAACGGGGGCGCCGACGCCGCCTCCACGCTGCTCA GTGCCTTCACATCCTTTGCCGCGGGCTTCATCGACATCCGCTGGGAGCTGTGGTCCCCGCTGGTGGTTGCCAGCGTGACGGCTGTGCAGGCAGGCCTGGTGCTCCTCATGTACAGCACGGGCAGCATCTGGGTCTGCTACGTCGCCTTCGTGCTCTTCCGAGGCTCCTACCAATTCCTGGTGCCCATTGCCAC GTCCCAGATTGCCACCTCGCTCTCCAAGGAGCTCTGTGCACTGGTCTTTGGGCTCAACACCTTCTCGGGCACCATCCTCAAGACTGCCATCATCGCCATCGTGTCCGACAAGCGCGGCCTGGGCCTCCCGGTCCACTCGCAG TTCCTCGTCTACTTTGGGTACTTCCTGGTGCTGACCGTGGTCTACTTCCTGGGCGGCGTGCTGGTGGGTTTGCGGCACTTCCGGCGCGGCCGccaccagcccctgcccctgccccgggAGCCGAGGCGCCCCCTGGAGGAGAAGTCTGTGCAGATGCTGGACCTGCAGGACGGACAGTGTGGGGCCCTGCTGCCCGCCGCCTCCCCACTGCCGCTGGACCAGAGCGGGTGGGCCCCGGGGAGCCCTAGCGAGCAGAACCCACAGCCCGAGGTCAAGGCCTGA
- the SLC19A1 gene encoding reduced folate transporter isoform X2, protein MVPPGPVEEKQLPLDADLGQELKSWRCLVCYLCFYGFMAQLRPGESFITPYLLGPDKNFTREQVTQEITPVLSYSYLAVLVPVFLLTDYLRYKPVLVLQALSYVAVWLLLLLGRSVYEMQLMEFFYSVTMASRVAYSSYVFLLVRPARYQRVASCSRVALLLGVFTSSVLGQLLVSVGHVSFSALTRASLGLLLFSLLLSLFLRRPKRSLFFHRSAAAPDSAHPEPPAGRTLAQRLRGACGGSTLGRMLWELGRCVRRPQLRFWSLWWTFSSAGYYLVVYYAHILWSAVPGAANSTAVYNGGADAASTLLSAFTSFAAGFIDIRWELWSPLVVASVTAVQAGLVLLMYSTGSIWVCYVAFVLFRGSYQFLVPIATSQIATSLSKELCALVFGLNTFSGTILKTAIIAIVSDKRGLGLPVHSQFLVYFGYFLVLTVVYFLGGVLVGLRHFRRGRHQPLPLPREPRRPLEEKSVQMLDLQDGQCGALLPAASPLPLDQSGWAPGSPSEQNPQPEVKA, encoded by the exons ATGGTGCCCCCCGGCCCCGTGGAGGAGAAGCAGCTGCCCCTGGATGCCGACCTGGGCCAGGAGCTCAAGTCGTGGCGCTGCCTGGTCTGCTACCTGTGCTTCTACGGCTTCATGGCGCAGCTGCGGCCCGGGGAGAGCTTCATCACGCCCTACCTGCTGGGGCCCGACAAGAACTTCACGCGTGAGCAG gtCACCCAGGAGATCACCCCAGTGCTGTCGTACTCGTACCTGGCTGTGCTGGTGCCCGTGTTCCTGCTGACTGACTACCTGCGCTACAAGCCTGTGCTGGTGCTGCAGGCGCTCAGCTACGTGGCCGtgtggctgctgctgctcctgggCCGCTCGGTGTATGAGATGCAGCTCATGGAGTTCTTCTACAGCGTCACCATGGCCTCCCGCGTCGCCTACTCCTCCTACGTCTTCCTGCTCGTGCGCCCCGCGCGCTATCAGCGCGTGGCCAGCTGCTCACGCGTGGCGCTGCTGCTCGGCGTCTTCACCAGCTCCGTGCTTGGTCAGCTGCTCGTGTCCGTGGGCCACGTGTCCTTCTCGGCGCTCACTCGCGCCTCCCTGGGGCTGCTGCTTTTCAGCCTGCTGCTCTCGCTCTTCCTCAGGCGCCCCAAGCGCAGCCTCTTCTTCCACCGCAGCGCGGCCGCGCCCGACAGTGCGCACCCCGAGCCGCCCGCGGGCAGGACGCTGGCGCAGAGGCTGCGTGGGGCCTGCGGGGGCTCCACGCTGGGCCGCATGCTGTGGGAGCTGGGCCGGTGCGTGCGGCGGCCGCAGTTGCGCTTCTGGTCGCTGTGGTGGACCTTCAGCTCGGCCGGCTACTACCTGGTGGTGTACTACGCACACATCCTGTGGAGCGCAGTGCCCGGCGCCGCCAACAGCACGGCAGTCTACAACGGGGGCGCCGACGCCGCCTCCACGCTGCTCA GTGCCTTCACATCCTTTGCCGCGGGCTTCATCGACATCCGCTGGGAGCTGTGGTCCCCGCTGGTGGTTGCCAGCGTGACGGCTGTGCAGGCAGGCCTGGTGCTCCTCATGTACAGCACGGGCAGCATCTGGGTCTGCTACGTCGCCTTCGTGCTCTTCCGAGGCTCCTACCAATTCCTGGTGCCCATTGCCAC GTCCCAGATTGCCACCTCGCTCTCCAAGGAGCTCTGTGCACTGGTCTTTGGGCTCAACACCTTCTCGGGCACCATCCTCAAGACTGCCATCATCGCCATCGTGTCCGACAAGCGCGGCCTGGGCCTCCCGGTCCACTCGCAG TTCCTCGTCTACTTTGGGTACTTCCTGGTGCTGACCGTGGTCTACTTCCTGGGCGGCGTGCTGGTGGGTTTGCGGCACTTCCGGCGCGGCCGccaccagcccctgcccctgccccgggAGCCGAGGCGCCCCCTGGAGGAGAAGTCTGTGCAGATGCTGGACCTGCAGGACGGACAGTGTGGGGCCCTGCTGCCCGCCGCCTCCCCACTGCCGCTGGACCAGAGCGGGTGGGCCCCGGGGAGCCCTAGCGAGCAGAACCCACAGCCCGAGGTCAAGGCCTGA